The Ichthyobacterium seriolicida sequence GTGGCTACAGTTGTATTTCCATTTGTAGAATTAGGAATAAGGATAAATTTTATCTATCTATTACAGATATTTTTATTTGTATTTGCCATAACTATACCCTTTGATATAAGAGATCTAAAACTAGATGATGCTTCTATGAAAACCATTCCTCAAGTAGTAGGTAAATGCCGAGCTGTACTAATTTCTATTATCGCCATTGTGATATCTATTTGGCTTTTTATATATCAAAATATAATAAGCGCTGATCTATTGACTATTGTAAATGTTATTTTAGTATACGTATTGGGTTGTGTGCTGATATATTTTTCCCCTAGAAATAGAGGGAGATATTATTTCTCTTTTTTTATAGAAGGGTTGACTATTTTAATGTTTTTATCACATATCTCTGTATAAAGAAGTATTTTTGTTTGCCCAAAAACTAAATAATATGCAAGAAGATACCCCCCTTATATTAGTTACAAATGACGATGGTATAACTGCTCCTGGAATACGAAACTTAATATCTATTATGAATGAAATAGGTCAGGTTGTAGTCGTGGCTCCTGACAAACCCCAATCAGGCACATCGCATTCTGTTACTGTGAGAGATATTTTACGAATAAGAAAACAGAATGTTCCGAATAATTCTCATATAGAGTACAGTTGTTCTGGCACTCCAGCCGACTGCGTTAAAATAGCTAAAAATGAAATTTTAGACAGAAAGCCCGATTTATGTGTTTCAGGTATAAATCACGGTTCTAATGCGGCTATAAATGTCATCTATTCTGGCACCATGTCTGCGGCTATAGAGGCGGGGATAGAGGGGATGCCTTCTATAGGTTTTTCTCTTATGGACAAAGACTGGAATGCTGATTTCAAACCTCTGGAAGAATACATAAGAATGATTACAAAGACTGTTTTAAAACAAGGGATTCCCAGTGGAACAGTATTAAATGTGAATTTCCCTAAAATAGATAATATAAAAGGCGTCAGGGTATGCAGGCAATGCAAAGGTAGTTGGAAAGAAGTATTTGAAAGAAGAGTAAATCCAGCTGGAGACACTTATTATTGGTTAGATGGGGAATTTGTAAACTGGGAGAACACCGATAATCAAGATACAGATATATCGCTGTTAGACTCTGGATACGCTACAGTAGTTCCTGTCAAGTTTGATATGACTGACTACAATGCCATTCCAAAATTAGATTTTTTAAACATAAATTCTGAGAGTAGCGTAAACCCTGAGAATATTATGCATATGTCTTAATTAAAAATTTATTATTTTTGACCCCAATCGAAGTAACCTCTAGCGATAGCCGTACATGTTGCTCGATGGTATAAAATAAAAAATAAAAAATGGATTTATTAAAATACGTACAGGATTCTTACGTAAAGGAGAATGAGATACCTAATTTTTCTTCAGGAGACACTATAACTGTAACTTACGAAATCAAAGAAGGTGTTAAGACACGTACTCAGTCTTTCAAAGGAGTTGTGTTACAGAGAAGAGGTAGTGGCACTACCGAGACATTTACTATTAGAAAGATGTCTGGAGCTGTAGGTGTAGAGAGGATATTCCCTATAAACCTGCCTTCTATAAAGAGTATTGAGCTTAATAAAAGAGGTCTTGTTAGAAGAGCTAGAATTTTCTATCTGAGGGAATTAACAGGTAAAAAAGCTAGAATAAAAGAGGATAAAAGAAAACCTAAAGCTTAAAAAAAGAATATCCTAATACTCAAAACATAAGTTTATAAAAAGATAAAGCATCCTAAAAATATTTGGGGTGCTTTTTTTAATTACACCATATGGCACTTTTAAAATCTATCTCTGGAATCAGAGGAACTATAGGGGGAAAGGTTGGGGAAAATTTAACACCATTAGATGTAGTAAAATTTGTTTCGGCATATGGAACACTTTTAAAAAAAGACAATCCCAATAAAAGATTAAAGGTAAATATAGGTAGAGATTCTAGAGTCTCTGGAGAGATGATAAGGCAATTGGTAGTCTCTACTCTCCAGGCTTTTGGTATAGATATAGTAGATTTGGGATTAGCTAGCACTCCTACAGTTGAAATATCTGTTTCTATAGAACGTTCTCAAGGAGGTATTATAATCACAGCTAGTCATAATGAGAAAGAATGGAATGCTTTAAAATTCTTAAATGAAAAAGGGGAATTCTTGACTTCAAAAGAGAGTGAAGCCCTTTTAGAGTTAGCCCAACGAGACGATTTTGTATTTTCTACAATAGAGGATTTAGGAACATATAGAAAGGACGACACTTATTCTCAAAAGCATTTGGATGGAATCTTAAAACTTCCTTTGGTAAATACAGAAGTGATAACCCAAGCC is a genomic window containing:
- the rplS gene encoding 50S ribosomal protein L19 yields the protein MDLLKYVQDSYVKENEIPNFSSGDTITVTYEIKEGVKTRTQSFKGVVLQRRGSGTTETFTIRKMSGAVGVERIFPINLPSIKSIELNKRGLVRRARIFYLRELTGKKARIKEDKRKPKA
- the surE gene encoding 5'/3'-nucleotidase SurE encodes the protein MQEDTPLILVTNDDGITAPGIRNLISIMNEIGQVVVVAPDKPQSGTSHSVTVRDILRIRKQNVPNNSHIEYSCSGTPADCVKIAKNEILDRKPDLCVSGINHGSNAAINVIYSGTMSAAIEAGIEGMPSIGFSLMDKDWNADFKPLEEYIRMITKTVLKQGIPSGTVLNVNFPKIDNIKGVRVCRQCKGSWKEVFERRVNPAGDTYYWLDGEFVNWENTDNQDTDISLLDSGYATVVPVKFDMTDYNAIPKLDFLNINSESSVNPENIMHMS